The sequence TGTTACTGACTACAAAATACCATCGGGATATGCGTTGCAAAATTCTTCAGAACGGGATTATTCAACACAGAACGAACAATAATGTGTTGATTGGCATGTGGTTTTGGACGAAACATGACAAAAACAATCTACCTTCTATCTATATGTAAATTTGTAAAATCTATGTCTTTTTTCACTTACGAGATATGATCCAAGGTCACATCGTCAGCTAAAAAGCCTGTGATAGtttattcagattacgccattaatgacataataattggcgtttcagggtaaatacgctttatgatgtcattatttacgtaatattccatacattttgcgctgtcaaaagataccctctaaaaagaatttattacgaacaattattacgagagagctttcgttctaactgggatgcagggagaaattcaacaaaacaaaactgacaagcgtcacgctctctttgccagagagaaaattctctctgttttcattttcattttcgtagttgacagtcatgctctttctgtcgcaccaGGGTCGAATCCATGGTAGATGGAAATtctctgagcgctgaagaataactcggattgtgatggttttgtggaaagcattttatatgatgaaaaataatgatgataattatttattctccacttattcaacatgaattgtttaaaaaacagatgctctctagaattaacatgaagtatttaacttaaacctagatttaatagaacaaatcgaataaattttcaaagttcaagggccaatgcggaagacaatttaaaacgtaggaatggttgtaaaacgaatatatttgatgaataaacatgatttcataaattgtttcaattctgctccttgaatggcttaatatactttggatttcaacatttttcacgtgggacaactgtacgatttgaatgggtaTATACATATAATAGTAGAATAacattaaataaaacatggattggtaatgcattaattcatccaacatccagtttaaattatatcacattcacacgattcgattttgttagaagctgtatcattgattgtcgagtagaacgcaatggttcagtttccatttttgaaaaaaaattaaattgctgagttgcccttcatacatggagatactggtggaaatacattttagttcgataatatttcttgaaaattggtccaatcgtccttttttatttatttgtgagaattcccaaaagtatctaaatttttctatcaaatctccgttcgatcatagtacagaatcaaaatactttttaaacttaaacataaattgaggaatagtctgattccccgaagaacggcgcacccaactaatgaatgtagcttcgctcattatccttaatgggagcttcaaatattcttcgaaaatcccttttcatattttttttatattttttttttcgtagaaactttgttcagaaaaaaatgttcgattgtcgccacacaaatgcttgatttcgcaaattaaattttaaaactctccttgaattcaaccctgtattagcgtgcaaatgaagaaacatggaaacgtcaagatatattatcttgctgcagtctgaacacctcgtaataattggataccctctcacttaacaaagtcataaatagcccaatctgaataggctatgaaactccgtggtacttatgaaaAGCAACACCTTCATGTCGAATGCCTCTTGCTAAGtaaattttgtataaaaaatgaattgcTGCCAATAATTAAAACGATTACATGatgtaaaattttcatgaatcaattgaaatcagtatttaaaaaaatggcaaatAAATATCCAATTATAACGTCTATTAGCAGATTaagatttagttgtcaaaaatcactttttcgttattcccttactagatttttgcaaatagaagccgttggtggaaaaaactcaaaattgacaaaaatgttttatgtaccacttttgctgGCACTGGTTCAGATAACGAATTGTACAATATTTATATAAGTGTTGATATAGACTGTTTCAGAAATTATAAGCACACTAACAAGTAGTCGGAAAATTAAACTGTATGTAATGTATGTATGTAAATTTTCGATGCATCCTACAAATAACATCCATTTAATGAACTTGCTGCATTTTTTCTAATACTTAGCGTTAAATTTAGAAACAATTTAGCTTTAAATTTTGGTTTATAAATTGGTTTGCACAAATTGACCTTTGTATTACcgctatttttgaaaaatctccTAGGAAAGAACGTATAGAAGGATTTCACGCAGAATGATACgtaaataacaaattttcaacatGGTCGACTTTGATTGAGGTGAAATTTTGCACTTATTGTGGgctgtgggcttcgtggctgtGCGGTTTAGCACAGCAGACTGGTCAATTTCCagcgatttaaaaaaatcgacccTCGATAGACCTGTGCGACCCGATTGAAACTTTACCAGCGTCGGCGTGACAGAAAGCGTCAACatttttccgaaatttcttcgtaagttcctcaacgaattcctcaggaatttcaaCCACGAGTTCGTtgggaagttcttcaagaaattcctccgcaagttccttcaggaattcctccggaattttctacaggaattcctctaaaagttccttcaggaatttctccgtaagttccttcaggaattcctctggaagttcatccagaaatttctcgggaagtgcctccaggcatttctccggaagttccttcaggaattcatccagaagctcctccaggaattcatctagaagtttctccagcaattcctccgaaagttcctccaggaattcctccgaaagttcctccaggcattcctccggaagctcctccaggaattcttccgaaagttcctccaggaattcctccggaagttcctccagtaattcctccggaggttcctccagtaattcctccggaggttcttccaggaattcctccggaagtttctccaggaattcctccggaagttcctccaggaattcttccgaaagttcctccaggaattcctctgaaagttcctccaggaattcctccggaagttcttccaggaattcctccagaagttcctccaggaattcctccggaagttcttccaggaattcctccggaagttccttcgggagttcctccggaagttccttcaggaattcctccggaagttcttccaggaattcttcctgaagttcctccaggaattcctccggaagttcctccaggaattcctccggaagttcctccaggaattcctccggaagttcctccaggaattcctccaggaattcctccggaagttcctccaggaattcctccggaagttcctccaggaattcctccggtagatcctccaggaattcctccggaagttcctccaggaattcctccggaagttcctccaggaattcctccggaagttcctccaggaattcctccggaagttcctccaggaattcctccggaagttcctccaggaattcctccggaagttcctccaggaattcctccggaagttcctccaggaattcttcctccaggaattcttcctccaggaattttccctccggaagtttctccaggaattcttccgaagttcctccaggaattcctccgaagttcctccaggaattcctccggaagttcctccaggaattcctccggaagttcctccaggaattcctccgaagttcctccaggaattcctccggaagttcctccaggaattcctccggaagttcctccaggaattcctccggaagttcctccaggaattcctccgaagttcctccaggaattcctccggaagttcctccaggaattcctccgaagttcctccaggaattcctccggaagttcctccaggaattcctccggaagttcctccaggaattcctccgaagttcctccaggaattcctccgaagttcctccaggaattcctccggaagttcctccaagaattcctccggaagttcctccaggaatacctccggcagttcttccaggaattcctccgaagttcctccaggaattcctccggaagttcctccaggaattcctccggaagttcctccaggaattcctccggaagttcctccaggaattcctccggaagttcctccaggaattcctccggaagttcctccaggaattcctccgaagttcctccaggaattcctccggaagttcctccaggaattcctccggaagttcctccaggaattcctccggaagttcctccaggaattcctccggaagttcctccaggaattcctccgaagttcctccaggaattcctccgaagttcctccaggaattcctccggaagttcctccaggaattcctccggaagttcctccaggaattcctccggaagttcctccaggaattcctccggaagttcctccaggaattcctccggaagttcctccaggaattcctccggaagttcctccaggaattcctccggaagttcctccaggaattcctccggaagttcctccaggaattcctccggaagttcctccaggaattcctccgaagttcctccaggaattcctccgaagttcctccaggaattcctccggaagttcctccaggaattcctccgaagttcctccaggaattcctccggaagttcctccaggaattcctccggaagttcctccaggaattcctccggaagttcctccaggaattcctccggaagttcctccaggaattcctccggaagttcctccaggaattcctccggaagttcctccaagaattcctccggaagttcctccaggaattcctccggaagttcctccaggaattcctccggaagttcctccaggaattcctccggaagttcctccaggaattcctccggaagttcctccaggaattcctccggaagttcctccaggaattcctccggaagctcctccaggaattcctccggaagctcctccaggaattcctccggaagttcctccggaagttcctccaggaattcctccggaagttcctccaggaattcctccggaagttcctccaggaattcctccggaagttcctccaggaattcctccggaagttcctccaggaattcctccgaaagatcctccagggattcctgcggaagttcctccaggaattcctccggaagttcctccaggaattcctccggaagttcctccagggattcctgcggaagttccttcaggaattccttcgaagttcctccaggaattcctccggaagttcctccaggaatttctccggaagttcctccaggaattcctccagaagttcctccaggaattcctccggaagttcctccaggaattcctccggaagttcctccaggaattcctccggaagttcctccaggaattcctccggaagttcctccaggaattcctccggaagttcctccaggaattcctccggaagttcctccggaagttcctccaggaattcctccggaagttcctccaggaattcctccggaagttccttcaggaatttctccggaagttccttcaggaatttctccggaagttcctccaggaattcctccggaagttcctccaggaattcctccggaagttcctccggaagttcctccaggaattcctccggaagttccttcaggaattcctccggaagtttctccaggaattcctccggaagtttctccaggaattcctccggaagttcctccaggaattcctcccgaagttcctccaggaattcctccgaaagttcctccaagaattcgtctgaaatgtcctccaagaattcctccggaagttcttccaggcatacctccggaagttcctccaggaattcctccggaagtttcttctggagttcctccggaagttccttcaggaattcctccggaagttctttcaggaattcctccggaagttcttccaggaattcctccggaagttcttccaggaattcctccggaagttcctccaggaattcctccggaagttcttccaagaattcctccgggagttcttccaggaattcatccagaagttcctccaagagttatTCTTGGGGTTCCTACGAAAATTCTATTGACATTCCTTCAGTAATCTTTCAGGAAGTTTGTAAAAgatgttcttcggaaatttcttcaggaatccctctccaggaattctactgGACGCTTCTCCAAGAAACcgccaagaattcctcttgaagtaCCTTGAAGAAGTTTCCCAACGATGCCAAGCGCATATTCCGTAGGATCGTAACTTATCGTGCCAAGTAAGTGAACGATAACTCTGGTGGCGCACTTTCCAGCAGGTAAAAGAGGAGAGGAGAGAAACATAATTCAGAATACCGCTACAGTGTGCCACGTTATTCGGGAGCTGTTCAAGTGCcactttgaaatttatttttcgtttAACTCGGGAAATGAGACGCagctttagaaaaaatatttgtatgtttCCCAGCCAAATTAGCTCAATGCAAGTTACAATTATGGGTAGGTCGCCATCTAAAAAAATCTGCTTACTTTGAAGCAGATGCATGTAATATGTACTtgactgaaaatatgtatttccgaaaatatgtatttccgatCGAGATTTCGACATCTAAGTCTTGTAAATCCATTAAACGATTAGCGTTTTACTCTACCTGACGTTTCAACCATTGGATgtggtctttttcaagggaaaaaatTGTCAATCGTTTTCGTCCCTTTCGCTTGACCAattttttcccttgaaaaaggccacatccaatggtcgaaacgtcgggcagagtaaaactctaatcgtttaatggttttatttataagactgaaataaaaactttttccagTCGTCTGCAATACCGTATTTCCGATAGGATGAACTTCCGagtccatagttcgatctggctaattttgaataggaaataatagacaagattctgcgccgaatgcaacttgttgcaagttaTTCGGTTGAGGATAACTGCTTTAAAAatgtgtgacattttttgacattacctcaatttgtcgagctgggttgattggtatataacactatcgGTCTCCGGGCCtcgtataaaaagtttgtttttagggtgcgaacatatagcctttacaggaacccgtaacgctgggtagacacctttacgtggtgtgttacggggtaagatctaccacggttacattgccagctacaggcaaatcctgacccaacgaataccttcctcattattcaactccgtggtacttatgaggttGTCGCTAAGttggtggcctctcgttaagtaaataCCACATCAACATTTTCTTCATCTCCCTAGTTACAGTGAAGATGGGCGTatccaggagtagtaatcctcatgcttttgttatttttttctaatactggaatcaaggaccactccctttattgatttctgatagcattctagaagggatctcaaaagtaaaacatgagtatcactagtttccaatATACGAATTACACCGAAACAATGCTAAtgttaatgctaatgctatgcaaacatatagcctttaaagGGGATGGCCAAAATAACTGGACCAGTCAATTTTGGGATTAATTGGATGTTTACATTGATTGTTTGGTCACACAATTGAAATGACGTCTTCTACAGGTTTCCCTGGGGCAATACGAAGGTTCTGGAAGCGGACAGAGGCGTTAATGGTTCATTATATATTCATACATCGCTTTCTGatcgaaaatcatgaaaaagAACTGTCGAATGACCTCAAGATGTTCCCCGGAAACACCGCACCAACTTCAAAATCCGTTTTTTCGATTGATTTTTGCTTCTTGACATATTTCTGAAATCAAGTCATATCTGTGAAAAAGCTTGATTCAAGAGAATTTGCAGCCTGacggaattcctctgaaagttcctccaggaattcctccgaagttcttccaggaattcatacagaagttccttcaggaattcctccggaagttcttccaggaattcctccggaagttccttcgggagttcctccggaagttccttcaggaattcctccggaagttcttccaggaattcttcctgaagttcctccaggaattcctccggaactccctccaggaattcctccggaagttcctccaggaattcctccggaagttcctccacgaattcctccggaagttcctccaggaattcctccggaagttcctccatgaattcctccggaagttcctccaggaattcctccggtagatcctccaggaattcctccggaagttcctccaggaattcctccggaagttcctccaggaattcatccagaagttcctccaggaattcctccggaagttcctccaggaattcctccggaagttcctccaggaattcctccggaagttcctccaggaattcctccggaagttcctccaggaattcctccggaagttcctccaggaatttctccggaagttcctccaggaattcctccggaagttcctccaggaattcctccggaagttcctccaggaattcctctggaagttcctccaggaattcctccggaagttcctccaggaattcctccggaagttcctctaggaattcctccggaagttcctccaggaattcctccggaagttcctccaggaattcctccgaagttcctccaggaattcctccgaagttcctccaggaattcctccggaagttcctccaggaattcctccggaagttcctccaggaattcctccggaagttcctccaggaattcctccggaagttcctccaggaattcctccggaagttcctccaggaattcctccggaagttcctccaggaattcctccggcagttcttccaggaattcctccggaagttcctccaggaattcctccggaagttcctccaggaattcctccggaagttcctccaggaattcctccggaagttcctccaggaatacctccggcagttcttccaggaattcctccggaagttcctccaggaattcctccggaagttcctccaggaattcctccggaagttcctccaggaattcctccggaagttcctccaggaattcctccggaagttcctccaggaattcctccggaagttcctccaggaattcctccggaagttcctccaggaattcctccgaagttcctccaggaattcctccggaagttcctccaggaattcctccggaagttcctccaggaattcctccgaagttcctccaggaattcctccggaagttcctccaggaattcctccggaagttcctccaggaattcctccggaagttcctccaggaattcctccggaagttcctccaggaattcctccggaagttcctccaggaattcctccggaagttcctccaggaattcctccggaagttcctccaggaattcctccgaagttcctccaggaattcctccggaagttcctccaggaattcctccggaagttcctccaggaattcctccggaagttcctccaggaattcctccggaagttcctccaggaattcctccggcggCTCCTCGAGGAATTGCtccgaacttcctccaggaattccttcggaagttcctccaggaattcctccggaagttcctccaagaattcctccggaagttcctccaggtattcctccggaagttcctccaggaattcctccggaagttcctccaggaattcctccggaagttcctccaggaattcctccggaagttcctccaggaattcctccggaagttcctccaggaattcctccggaagttcctccaggaattcctccggaagttcctccaggaattcctccggaagttcctccaggaattcctccggaagctcctccaggaattcctccggaagttcctccggaagttcctccaggaattcctccggaagttcctccaggaattcctccggaagttcctccaggaattccttcggaagttcctccaggaattcctccggaagttcctccaggaattcctccggaagttcctccaggaattcctccggaagttcctccaggaattcctccggaagttcctccaggaattcctccggaagttcctccaggaattcctccggaagttccttcaggaattcctccgaaagttcctccaggaattcctccggaagttcctccaggaatacctccggcagttcttccaggaattcctccggaagttcctccaggaattcctccggaagttcctccaggaattcctccggaagttcctccaggaattcctccggaagttcctccaggaattcctccggagttcctccaggaattcctccggaagttcccccaggaattcctccggaagttcctccaggaattcctccggaagttcctccaggacttcctccggaagttcccccaggaattcccccggaagttcctccaggaattcctccggaagttcctccaggaattcctccggaagttcctccaggaattcctccggaagttcctccaggaattcctccggaagttcctccaggaattcctccggaagttcctccaggaattcctcctgaagttcctccaggaattcctccggaagttcctccagggcgtccaccgagagttcctccaggaattcctccggaagttcctccaggaattcctccggaagttcctccaggaattcctccggaagttcctccaggaattcctccggaagttcctccaggaattcctccggaagttcctccaggaattcctccggaagttccttcaggaattcctccgaaagttctttcaggaattcctccggaagttcctccaggaattcctccggaagttcctccaggaattcctccggaagttcctccaggaattcctccagaagttccttcaggaattcctccgcacgttccttcagaaattcctccggaaattccttcaggaattcatccgaaagttccttcaggaattcctccgaaagttcctccaggaattcctccgaaaattcctccagaaattcctccggaagttcctccaggaattcctccggaagttcctccaggaattcctccggaagttcctccaggaattcctccggaagttcctccaggaattcctccggaagttcctccaggaattcctccggaagttcctccaggaattcctccgaaagttcttccaggaattcctccgcacgttcctccaggaattcctccgaaagtttctccaggaatccttccggaagttcctccaggaattcctaacgaagttcctccaggaatccctccggaagttcctccaggaattcctccggaagttcctccaggatttcctccggaagttcttccaggaattcctccggaagttcttccaggtattcctccggaagttcctccacgaattactccggaaattcctccaggaatttctccaaagttcctccacgaattcctccaaagttcctccaggaattcctccggaagttcctccagaattcctccggaagttcctccaggaattcctccggaagttcctccaggaattcctccggaagttcctccaggaattcctccggaagttcctccaggaattcctccgaagttcctccaggaattcctccggaagttcctccaggaattcctccgaagttcctccaggaattcctccggaagttcctccaggaattcctccggaagttcctccaggaattcctccggaagttcctccaggaattcctccggaagttcctccaggaattcctccgaagttcctccaggaattcctccggaagttcctccaggaattcctccggaagttcctccaggaattcctccggaagttcctccaggaattcctccggaagttcctccaggaattcctccggaagttcctccaggaattcctccggaagttcctccaggaattcctccgaagttcctccaggaattcctccggaagttcctccaggaattcctccggaagttcctccaggaattcctccggaagttcctcc comes from Armigeres subalbatus isolate Guangzhou_Male chromosome 2, GZ_Asu_2, whole genome shotgun sequence and encodes:
- the LOC134209695 gene encoding sericin-2-like; this translates as MAIDGCYTITTAGGVRTIAVVQQYGVSWEGDANDVCSAADERTRSNGSRRVQDGRNSVGAVPSRFTDQKPQLGGFPPRARGSTKTLAEMSRNSSGSSSRNSSGSSSRNSSGSSSRNSSGSSSRNSSGSSSRNSSGSSSRNSSGSSSRNSSGSSSRNSSGSSSGSSSRNSSGSSSRNSSGSSSRNSFGSSSRNSSGSSSRNSSGSSSRNSSGSSSRNSSGSSSRNSSGSSSRNSSGSSFRNSSESSSRNSSGSSSRNTSGSSSRNSSGSSSRNSSGSSSRNSS